One stretch of Nicotiana tabacum cultivar K326 chromosome 18, ASM71507v2, whole genome shotgun sequence DNA includes these proteins:
- the LOC107822778 gene encoding putative serine/threonine-protein kinase PBL7 — MGCFPCSGDSSSSIKKRERKRIPPANNQYKKDDQSQPSTDIVKANEHKVVRKEEAKDAPQSTTRTDGDCSSISGEGENDGIKINGVNKARAFKFDELVAATENFKAAYFLGEGGFGKVYKGRLADTGQVVAIKQLNPDGCQGNREFIVEVLTLSMADHPNLVKLIGYCVEGDHRVLVYEYMALGSLEDHLHDPWPDKKRLDWNTRMKIAAGAARGLEYLHDKMKPPVIYRDLKGSNILLGEGYHPKLSDFGLAKVGPLGDKTHVSTRVMGTYGYCAPDYAMTGQLTFKSDIYSFGVVLLEIITGRKAIDNTKAATEQNLVAWARPLFKDRKKFHQMADPVLEGHYPVRGLYQALAIAAMCVQEQPNMRPLIADIVTALNYLASQKYDPETQPPVQGSRKNSQRSRSIDEDKKPVTVDGQ, encoded by the exons ATGGGCTGTTTCCCTTGTTCTGGtgattcatcatcatcaatcaagaaaagagaaagaaagagaattCCACCAGCCAATAATCAATACAAAAAGGATGATCAATCACAGCCCAGTACAG ATATAGTAAAGGCAAATGAACATAAAGTTGTGAGGAAGGAAGAGGCTAAAGATGCACCCCAATCTACAACTAGGACAGATGGAGATTGTAGCAGCATTTCCGGAGAAGGGGAAAATGATGGAATTAAAATTAATGGAGTGAATAAGGCGCGGGCGTTTAAATTTGATGAGCTGGTAGCTGCAACAGAAAATTTCAAAGCAGCCTACttcttgggtgaaggaggcttTGGAAAAGTATACAAAGGTCGTTTGGCTGATACTGGTCAG GTTGTAGCCATCAAACAGCTGAATCCCGATGGATGTCAGGGGAATAGGGAATTCATTGTGGAAGTACTTACGTTAAGTATGGCTGACCACCCTAATCTTGTCAAATTAATTGGTTATTGTGTCGAGGGAGATCACAGGGTGCTGGTCTATGAGTATATGGCTCTTGGTTCACTAGAAGACCATTTACATG ACCCTTGGCCAGATAAAAAACGGCTTGATTGGAACACGAGAATGAAGATAGCTGCAGGTGCTGCAAGGGGCCTGGAATATTTGCATGACAAGATGAAACCGCCTGTTATTTATCGTGACTTGAAGGGGTCGAATATTCTGCTTGGGGAGGGGTACCATCCAAAGTTATCGGATTTTGGATTGGCTAAAGTGGGTCCCCTTGGAGACAAGACCCATGTCTCTACCAGAGTGATGGGCACATATGGATACTGTGCACCGGATTATGCTATGACTGGCCAACTGACCTTCAAATCAGATATCTACAGCTTTGGAGTTGTTCTTCTGGAGATCATCACGGGCAGGAAAGCTATCGACAATACAAAGGCTGCTACAGAGCAAAACCTAGTTGCTTGG GCGCGACCACTCTTCAAAGATCGGAAGAAATTCCACCAGATGGCAGATCCAGTACTAGAAGGTCATTATCCAGTGAGGGGTTTATACCAAGCACTTGCAATTGCTGCAATGTGTGTCCAGGAGCAACCTAATATGCGGCCACTCATAGCCGATATTGTCACTGCTCTCAACTACCTTGCCTCTCAAAAGTATGACCCCGAAACACAGCCTCCTGTTCAAGGGTCGCGAAAAAATTCTCAAAGATCAAGATCGATAGATGAAGATAAGAAACCCGTTACTGTCGATGGACAATGA